A genome region from Oceanidesulfovibrio indonesiensis includes the following:
- a CDS encoding Arm DNA-binding domain-containing protein, which translates to MPLTDATVKAAKPQNKLYSLHDERGLSLEVAPNGTKRWRFRFQLNGRRNRLSLGVYPEVRLKDAHVQRDEMRILISKGVDPAKHRAQEREQKKGHNTFEAVAREWFSKFSSNWTEGHGQTISTKCASKSCGSGPCSRACF; encoded by the coding sequence ATGCCCCTTACGGATGCCACGGTCAAAGCGGCCAAACCGCAGAACAAGCTCTACTCGCTTCATGACGAACGCGGGTTGTCTTTGGAGGTAGCGCCCAACGGCACCAAACGCTGGCGCTTCCGATTTCAACTCAATGGCAGACGTAACAGGCTTTCTCTTGGCGTCTACCCCGAAGTGCGATTGAAAGACGCCCACGTTCAACGGGATGAAATGCGGATTCTCATATCCAAGGGCGTCGATCCGGCAAAGCATCGCGCTCAGGAACGGGAGCAAAAGAAGGGACACAATACGTTCGAGGCCGTGGCTCGGGAATGGTTTTCAAAGTTCTCGTCCAATTGGACCGAGGGACATGGCCAGACGATCTCCACAAAGTGCGCCTCAAAATCCTGCGGGAGCGGCCCCTGTTCCAGGGCCTGTTTCTAA
- a CDS encoding anti-sigma factor family protein translates to MRVRVEKYIHDTGIRIWGGTIEEGLSRNSYMCPGHNTIAAYLDKKLPAKARKAVEDHMASCKECRIEAMELRKIIASTNSTCEMEEMYGY, encoded by the coding sequence ATGAGGGTACGTGTTGAAAAATACATTCACGACACCGGCATTCGAATATGGGGAGGAACTATTGAAGAAGGACTCTCCAGAAATTCGTACATGTGCCCTGGGCACAACACTATAGCTGCATATCTCGACAAAAAACTTCCTGCCAAAGCCAGGAAGGCAGTTGAAGACCATATGGCCTCCTGCAAGGAGTGCAGAATCGAAGCAATGGAGCTCAGAAAAATAATAGCATCAACAAACTCTACCTGTGAAATGGAGGAGATGTATGGATATTGA
- a CDS encoding flagellar hook assembly protein FlgD: MDIESILQSTVYSSSSSSSTTSSTELSDDDFLTLFIAQLENQDPLNPMENTDMLAQLAQFSTVEQLTSMNQSIKTLVQQSNAQIINSAVSYIGMDVVAEGNTVSVSESVVSPLYYSLPEDADQAMAYIYNESGNIVDSVMLSELKAGDHTFQWDGLSSNGEQVPSGNYSVGIVAIDDLGDLISVSTLCQGNVVGMASQNGSTVFQLDDGRYVDMMSISQVYSPSAA, translated from the coding sequence ATGGATATTGAGTCTATTCTGCAATCAACAGTATATTCTTCATCGTCAAGCTCTTCGACAACTTCTTCGACAGAATTGTCTGATGATGACTTCTTGACGCTGTTCATTGCCCAACTGGAGAACCAGGATCCCCTGAACCCCATGGAGAACACCGATATGCTCGCCCAGCTCGCCCAGTTTTCCACTGTGGAGCAGCTCACCTCCATGAACCAAAGCATCAAGACCCTGGTCCAGCAATCCAATGCCCAGATCATCAATTCCGCCGTCAGCTACATCGGCATGGATGTGGTGGCTGAGGGCAACACCGTCAGCGTGAGTGAAAGCGTCGTCAGCCCGCTCTACTACTCCCTGCCGGAGGATGCCGACCAGGCCATGGCCTACATCTACAACGAAAGCGGCAACATCGTGGACAGCGTGATGCTGAGTGAGCTCAAAGCCGGCGACCATACCTTTCAGTGGGACGGCCTGAGTTCCAATGGAGAGCAGGTTCCGAGCGGAAATTATTCCGTGGGCATTGTTGCCATCGACGACCTGGGCGACCTGATCTCCGTCTCCACATTGTGCCAGGGCAATGTCGTGGGGATGGCCAGCCAGAACGGCAGCACGGTTTTCCAGCTCGATGACGGCCGCTACGTGGACATGATGTCCATCTCCCAAGTCTACAGTCCCTCCGCTGCCTAG